Proteins encoded in a region of the Nonomuraea helvata genome:
- a CDS encoding NAD+ synthase — translation MAQLRIALAQTNPTVGDLDSNADRLITWTRDAAARGAHLVVFTEMFLTGYPVEDLVLRTSFVDASIRTLEEVARRLEREGLGDLPVVVGYVDRAGLAPRVGQPKGASLDAAALLHRGEVVTRTAKHHLPNYGVFDEYRYFVRGDRLPIFRLHGVDVAIAVCEDLWQEGGPVSVVGQAGAGLLVVPNASPYEKEKDDVRLELCERRAREAGCALVYVNQVGGQDELVFDGDSIVVDGSGSLVARAGQFREELLVVDLDLPVSDAETGTFPYDASDGTTITVDRTVLSDTPVEPYEPAPATIAERLDLHAEVYSALVLAVRDYVAKNGFQSVILGLSGGIDSALTATIASDAIGPSRVNVVLMPSRYSSDHSLADAEELVRRQGVTSEVVPIADIVDAFEKEIDLSGLAAENLQARVRGMILMGLSNQHGHLVLTTGNKSELATGYSTLYGDSAGGFAPIKDVPKTMVWDLSRWRNANSLPEFLLEAKAPIPENSIVKEPSAELRPDQRDTDSLPPYEVLDRLLDDYVEKDMGSQELIAAGHDPALVTRVIRLVDLAEYKRRQYPPGPKITPKNFGRDRRLPITNRWRETTGQA, via the coding sequence GTGGCCCAACTGCGCATAGCCCTCGCACAGACGAACCCGACCGTCGGCGACCTTGACTCCAACGCCGACCGGCTGATCACGTGGACCCGTGATGCCGCCGCGCGCGGAGCCCATCTCGTGGTCTTCACCGAGATGTTCCTCACCGGCTATCCCGTGGAGGACCTCGTGCTGCGTACGTCCTTCGTGGACGCCAGCATCCGCACCCTGGAGGAGGTGGCGCGCCGGCTGGAGCGGGAGGGTCTGGGAGACCTGCCCGTGGTCGTCGGCTACGTCGACCGCGCGGGCCTGGCCCCCCGGGTCGGCCAGCCGAAGGGCGCCTCGCTGGACGCTGCCGCGCTGCTGCACAGGGGCGAGGTGGTCACCCGGACGGCCAAGCACCATCTGCCCAACTACGGAGTGTTCGACGAGTACCGCTACTTCGTGCGCGGCGACCGGCTGCCGATCTTCCGGCTGCACGGCGTGGACGTGGCGATCGCGGTCTGCGAGGATCTCTGGCAGGAGGGCGGCCCCGTGTCCGTCGTGGGGCAGGCCGGCGCCGGGCTGCTGGTCGTGCCGAACGCGTCGCCGTACGAGAAGGAGAAGGACGACGTACGCCTGGAGCTGTGCGAGCGCCGGGCGCGTGAGGCGGGCTGCGCGCTCGTCTACGTGAACCAGGTCGGCGGGCAGGACGAACTGGTCTTCGACGGCGACTCCATCGTGGTGGACGGCTCGGGCTCGCTGGTGGCGCGGGCGGGCCAGTTCAGGGAGGAGCTGCTGGTCGTGGACCTGGACCTGCCCGTCTCCGACGCGGAGACCGGCACGTTCCCGTACGACGCGAGCGACGGCACCACCATCACGGTGGACCGCACGGTGCTGTCGGACACCCCCGTGGAGCCCTATGAGCCGGCCCCCGCGACGATCGCCGAGCGCCTGGACCTGCACGCCGAGGTCTACTCGGCCCTGGTCCTGGCCGTGCGGGACTATGTGGCCAAGAACGGCTTCCAGTCGGTCATCCTCGGCCTGTCCGGCGGCATCGACTCGGCGCTGACGGCCACCATCGCCTCGGACGCCATCGGCCCGTCGCGCGTCAACGTGGTGCTCATGCCGTCGCGCTACTCCTCGGACCACTCGCTGGCGGACGCGGAGGAGCTGGTCCGCAGGCAGGGCGTGACCTCGGAGGTCGTCCCGATCGCCGACATCGTCGACGCCTTCGAGAAGGAGATCGACCTCTCCGGCCTGGCCGCGGAGAACCTCCAGGCGAGGGTACGCGGCATGATCCTCATGGGCCTGTCCAACCAGCACGGCCACCTGGTGCTGACGACGGGCAACAAGAGCGAGCTCGCGACCGGCTATTCGACGTTGTACGGCGACTCGGCCGGCGGCTTCGCCCCCATCAAGGACGTGCCGAAGACCATGGTCTGGGACCTGTCCAGGTGGCGCAACGCCAACTCGCTCCCCGAGTTCCTGCTCGAGGCGAAGGCCCCCATCCCCGAGAACTCCATCGTCAAGGAGCCGAGCGCCGAGCTCCGCCCCGACCAGCGGGACACGGACTCGCTACCGCCGTACGAGGTCCTCGACCGCCTGCTGGACGACTACGTGGAGAAGGACATGGGCTCGCAGGAGCTCATCGCGGCGGGCCACGATCCGGCGCTGGTCACGAGGGTCATCAGGCTGGTGGACCTGGCCGAGTACAAGCGCCGCCAGTACCCGCCCGGCCCCAAGATCACGCCGAAGAACTTCGGCCGCGACCGCCGCCTGCCCATCACCAACAGGTGGCGCGAGACCACCGGTCAGGCCTGA
- a CDS encoding GNAT family N-acetyltransferase has translation MELLRVELGVIWRLDERGRLPGPEDLVIGVAADGMTAAVSGHVPGPLAARLLDLVSQGVPSPPGHPPDVLARCRELLGDDHAVSGGPSYLVRPPVRFEVPAEVLRSDDPAHVERVRPLRPSTWEPGEWDALVGGGEGAPWAMIVEDGQVAAVCHSARLTPEGAEAGTWTSPAFRGRGYAAATTAVWAGLLPDLPLFYSTGADNRSSQRVAGRLGLRPLGWLWKLTP, from the coding sequence GTGGAGCTGCTCCGCGTCGAGCTGGGCGTCATCTGGCGGCTCGACGAGCGGGGCCGCCTGCCGGGGCCGGAGGACCTGGTGATCGGCGTGGCGGCCGACGGCATGACCGCGGCGGTGTCCGGGCACGTGCCCGGCCCGCTCGCCGCGCGCCTCCTCGACCTCGTCTCCCAGGGCGTCCCGTCGCCTCCCGGCCACCCGCCGGACGTCCTGGCGCGGTGCCGCGAGCTCCTCGGCGACGATCACGCGGTGTCCGGAGGGCCGAGCTACCTGGTGCGCCCGCCGGTCCGCTTCGAGGTGCCCGCCGAGGTCCTCAGGTCGGACGATCCGGCGCACGTGGAGCGCGTACGCCCGCTGCGGCCCTCCACCTGGGAGCCCGGCGAATGGGACGCGCTCGTCGGCGGCGGTGAGGGGGCGCCGTGGGCGATGATCGTCGAGGACGGGCAGGTGGCCGCGGTCTGCCACAGCGCGCGCCTGACCCCCGAGGGCGCCGAGGCGGGCACCTGGACGTCGCCCGCCTTCCGGGGGCGCGGGTACGCCGCGGCGACCACCGCCGTGTGGGCCGGCCTCCTGCCGGACCTCCCCCTCTTCTACAGCACCGGTGCCGACAACCGCTCCTCGCAGCGGGTGGCCGGGCGGCTCGGGCTCCGTCCCCTCGGCTGGCTCTGGAAGCTCACGCCCTAG
- a CDS encoding SDR family NAD(P)-dependent oxidoreductase, translating to MMPGVVIIGAGPGIGRSVARRFAREGLPVALVSRTGTGLDLDGALTYQADVADEDGLRAALDAVSAELGTPDVVVYNAAIIRPDTPGEVSVRAQLDAWAVNVVGAMVAAAHVAPAMARRGSGSFLVTGGMPEPKAAYASLSLGKAGVRTLVKLLDQEYGPSGVHVASVTVAGPVAPGTDFDPDDIAEHYWRLHTQPRDRWEQEVLHARA from the coding sequence ATGATGCCTGGAGTTGTGATCATCGGAGCGGGGCCGGGAATCGGCCGGTCCGTCGCCCGCCGGTTCGCGCGGGAAGGGTTGCCGGTCGCCCTCGTCTCGCGTACCGGCACGGGACTCGATCTGGACGGGGCGCTCACGTACCAGGCCGACGTCGCCGACGAGGACGGGCTGCGGGCGGCACTCGACGCGGTCTCCGCCGAACTGGGCACGCCGGATGTCGTGGTCTACAACGCCGCGATCATCCGCCCCGACACGCCGGGCGAGGTGAGCGTGCGGGCCCAGCTCGACGCCTGGGCGGTGAACGTGGTGGGGGCCATGGTCGCGGCCGCGCACGTGGCGCCCGCGATGGCCCGGCGCGGCAGCGGGTCGTTCCTCGTCACCGGCGGGATGCCCGAGCCCAAGGCCGCGTACGCCAGCCTGTCGCTCGGCAAGGCGGGCGTGCGGACGCTGGTGAAGCTGCTCGACCAGGAGTACGGGCCGTCCGGCGTGCACGTGGCGAGCGTCACCGTGGCCGGGCCCGTCGCGCCGGGCACGGACTTCGACCCGGACGACATCGCCGAGCACTACTGGCGTCTGCACACCCAGCCCCGCGACCGATGGGAGCAGGAGGTGCTCCACGCTAGGGCGTGA
- a CDS encoding transposase has protein sequence MTTPPLVAEGAGRARYTYRLRVSSTARAALLAEWDRCRWVWNECVAKSKQVHLHNRAHPGDKRTCGPAQLDKMLTEARRITPWLRAGSSVPQQQIIRDFGKSRAKALKDIAERLPVRQRAGMPRLKKKDLTDPSLNYTRRGFGIKDGRLHLAGGIVLSVVWSRGLPGEPSSVRVYRDSLGHWYCSFVVPAQVQLLPETGRVIGIDWGVTETATTTSDDHDLPHPEYGKKAQARLGRYDKMMARRKPAKGRPGSRGYRAAKKLRAKQYKKVARQREDTGRKWAKRVVRDHDALAVEDFKPKFLAKSTMARKAADAAIGATKRALIEMGRKHGRDVRLVHPAHTTTECAPCGARTKHALPLSERTYTCTSCGTSRPRDKNSAHVMLVRAGLNPAGADRVRPDSPQDRQAA, from the coding sequence ATGACGACACCACCGCTGGTAGCCGAGGGTGCCGGGCGTGCCCGGTATACCTACCGGCTTCGGGTGTCGTCCACCGCCCGCGCCGCCCTGCTGGCCGAGTGGGACCGGTGCCGGTGGGTCTGGAACGAGTGCGTCGCCAAGTCCAAGCAGGTGCACCTGCACAACCGGGCCCATCCGGGTGACAAGCGGACGTGCGGCCCGGCCCAGCTCGACAAGATGCTGACCGAGGCCCGCCGGATCACGCCGTGGCTGCGTGCGGGCTCCAGCGTCCCGCAGCAGCAGATCATCCGGGACTTCGGCAAATCCCGCGCCAAAGCCCTCAAAGACATCGCCGAACGCCTGCCGGTCCGGCAGCGGGCCGGGATGCCGCGCTTGAAGAAGAAGGATCTGACCGACCCGAGTCTCAACTACACCCGGCGCGGCTTCGGTATCAAGGACGGCCGTCTGCACCTGGCGGGCGGGATTGTGCTGAGCGTGGTGTGGTCGCGTGGCCTGCCCGGCGAGCCGTCGTCGGTGCGGGTGTACCGCGACAGCCTCGGCCACTGGTACTGCTCGTTCGTCGTCCCCGCCCAGGTGCAACTGTTGCCGGAGACGGGGCGGGTGATCGGTATCGACTGGGGCGTGACAGAGACGGCGACCACCACCAGCGACGACCATGACCTGCCGCACCCGGAGTACGGCAAGAAGGCGCAGGCCAGGCTGGGCCGGTACGACAAGATGATGGCCCGCCGCAAACCCGCCAAAGGGCGGCCCGGCTCCCGGGGCTACCGCGCGGCGAAGAAGCTGCGCGCCAAGCAGTACAAGAAGGTCGCCCGGCAGCGGGAAGACACCGGCCGCAAGTGGGCCAAACGCGTCGTGCGCGATCATGACGCGCTCGCGGTGGAAGACTTCAAGCCGAAGTTCCTGGCCAAGTCGACCATGGCGCGCAAGGCCGCCGACGCGGCCATCGGCGCCACCAAGCGCGCCCTGATCGAGATGGGCCGCAAGCACGGCCGGGACGTCCGGCTCGTGCACCCGGCGCACACCACCACCGAATGCGCACCGTGCGGAGCGAGAACCAAGCACGCACTACCTCTTTCCGAACGTACCTACACCTGCACCTCGTGCGGAACATCCCGGCCAAGGGACAAGAACTCCGCCCATGTGATGCTGGTCCGGGCTGGTCTGAACCCGGCTGGTGCCGATCGCGTAAGACCCGACAGTCCGCAGGACCGTCAGGCAGCGTGA
- a CDS encoding MerR family transcriptional regulator has product MKIGDRAQRNGVSRRLLRYYEEQGLLRPVRLPNGYREYGEPDVAAVRHIRAMLAAGLPTAVIARLLDCVHDDGDRIVPTAWPGMVSNLRR; this is encoded by the coding sequence ATGAAGATCGGAGACCGGGCCCAGCGGAATGGGGTGAGCAGGCGGTTGCTCCGTTACTACGAGGAGCAGGGGCTGCTACGCCCGGTGCGGCTGCCCAACGGCTACCGCGAGTACGGCGAGCCGGACGTCGCGGCGGTCCGCCACATCCGCGCGATGCTCGCCGCCGGCCTGCCCACGGCAGTCATCGCCCGCCTGCTGGACTGCGTCCACGATGACGGCGACCGGATCGTGCCGACGGCCTGGCCGGGCATGGTGAGCAACCTGCGCAGGTAG